One Maribacter sp. HTCC2170 genomic window, TCATAGAATCTATCAATGCCAAATACGGATCTGATTTACCAGGTGTAAACCCTCTTGAATTCACAGGTCTTTATATCAACTAATCGAAAAATATTTTATACTTTTAAAGGTGTCGAATTGTTTCGACACCTTTTTAATTTAGATTAAAAACGAACTTCATGAAATTCATTCTACGTATTCTTTTAAGTGCCTTGGCAGTAGTTGTTTTAGCAAAGGTTTTGCCCGGGGTTGGAGTTGACACCTATACCACGGCGTTAATTGTTGCAGTAGTCTTAAGTATATTGAATTTTATAGTGAAACCAATCTTGGTTATATTAACCTTACCGGTCACCATTGTCACCTTTGGCCTTTTCTTATTGATTATCAATGCCATTATCATTCTATTGGCAGATAATCTTATCGCCGGGTTTATGGTAAACAGCATATGGTGGGCGCTGCTTTTCAGTCTTCTTCTATCCTTTTTACAATCAATCCTTTTTTCCTTGTTGAAGGAAGACAAATAATGTTGATTTAAGGATTGAAATCCAGTCATTTAAAAACTTGCTAGGGTATTTAAATTATACTACTTTTGCATCCCATTTTATTTATGCAAAATTAGATACGCAAATGAATATCACGAAAGAGCAGATTGACGATTTAAATGCAGTTGTAAAAGTTGCCATTACCAAAGATGACTATCAGGATAAGGTTGACAACATACTCAGCGATTATAGAAAGCAAGCCAATATTCCTGGTTTTAGGAAAGGGCATGTACCTATGGGGCTTATTAAAAAGCAATATGGCAAAGC contains:
- a CDS encoding phage holin family protein codes for the protein MKFILRILLSALAVVVLAKVLPGVGVDTYTTALIVAVVLSILNFIVKPILVILTLPVTIVTFGLFLLIINAIIILLADNLIAGFMVNSIWWALLFSLLLSFLQSILFSLLKEDK